Proteins from a genomic interval of Anatilimnocola floriformis:
- a CDS encoding type II toxin-antitoxin system VapC family toxin, which produces MKLLLDTHTFLWLAQGSAQLSSPANAAIADPQNELYLSVASIWEIAIKVGIGKFVINGQLDLVIDQWLEASEIRLLDIRKEHVLFVANLPALHRDPFDRLLISQALCEQLTLVSDDSQFQPYAVPLIW; this is translated from the coding sequence GTGAAGCTCCTGCTCGACACGCATACCTTCCTTTGGCTTGCGCAAGGAAGTGCGCAACTGAGTTCACCTGCAAACGCGGCAATTGCGGACCCGCAAAACGAACTCTATCTCAGTGTTGCTTCCATCTGGGAAATCGCAATCAAAGTTGGTATCGGGAAGTTTGTCATCAACGGGCAATTGGACTTGGTCATCGATCAATGGCTGGAGGCCAGTGAGATTCGGTTGCTGGACATTCGCAAAGAACACGTTTTGTTCGTTGCCAACCTCCCAGCACTTCATCGCGATCCCTTCGATCGCCTCCTAATCTCCCAAGCACTTTGCGAGCAATTAACGCTCGTCAGTGACGATTCTCAATTCCAGCCATACGCGGTGCCATTGATCTGGTAA
- a CDS encoding type II toxin-antitoxin system Phd/YefM family antitoxin — protein MTTTVSLDEAAANLKELIGGLARGDEIVITKDQQVIAKITSEAPRRGTRAAPGFGKDSIVYIAPDFDAPLEEFREYME, from the coding sequence ATGACCACCACCGTTTCACTCGATGAAGCCGCCGCCAATCTGAAAGAACTCATTGGCGGCTTGGCTCGTGGCGATGAGATTGTGATCACGAAGGATCAGCAGGTCATTGCCAAGATTACTTCGGAAGCTCCCCGCCGAGGCACTCGCGCCGCGCCGGGTTTCGGCAAAGATTCGATCGTCTACATCGCGCCTGACTTTGATGCGCCCCTGGAGGAATTCCGGGAGTATATGGAGTGA
- a CDS encoding enoyl-ACP reductase FabI codes for MGIFEGKKGLILGVANDRSIAWYIAKFIMDQGGVCGFTHLADADEAKQKKNRHRVEKCVEQYPEQTKFLVPLDAQSDQSIAEVMATAKKEFGEIDFLLHSIAFAKLDDLKVDSIATSRDGFKLAMDISAYSLLAVCNAAKDILKKAKVDDKREEVLEAGASVLTLTYYGGERIVPGYNVMGICKAALESCMKYAAYDLGIDGIRVNALSAGPLKTLAGSAAGVGEFQPVYKQMAPLQRIVTHEEVGRTGGFLLSTMSDGITAETVHVDGGYSEMGTPGRLLDKYRA; via the coding sequence ATGGGCATATTCGAAGGCAAAAAAGGTCTCATCCTCGGCGTCGCCAACGATCGGTCGATCGCCTGGTACATCGCCAAGTTCATCATGGATCAGGGCGGCGTGTGCGGCTTCACTCACCTGGCCGACGCCGATGAAGCAAAGCAAAAGAAAAATCGCCACCGCGTCGAAAAGTGCGTCGAGCAATATCCCGAGCAGACGAAATTCCTGGTGCCGCTCGATGCCCAGAGCGATCAAAGCATCGCTGAGGTGATGGCCACGGCGAAGAAGGAATTCGGCGAGATCGACTTTCTCCTCCACAGCATCGCCTTCGCCAAACTCGACGATCTGAAGGTCGATTCGATCGCCACCTCGCGTGACGGTTTCAAGCTGGCGATGGACATCAGCGCCTATAGCTTGCTCGCCGTTTGCAACGCGGCTAAGGACATCCTCAAGAAGGCCAAGGTTGACGACAAGCGCGAAGAAGTGCTCGAAGCTGGGGCGTCGGTCCTCACGCTGACGTATTACGGCGGCGAGCGCATCGTGCCGGGCTACAACGTGATGGGCATTTGCAAAGCAGCCCTCGAATCGTGCATGAAATACGCTGCCTACGACCTGGGCATCGACGGCATCCGCGTGAACGCGCTCAGCGCCGGCCCACTGAAGACGCTCGCTGGTTCTGCCGCTGGTGTCGGTGAGTTCCAACCCGTCTACAAGCAAATGGCGCCACTTCAACGGATCGTCACGCACGAAGAAGTGGGCCGCACCGGCGGTTTCCTCCTATCGACCATGTCCGACGGCATCACGGCCGAAACGGTGCATGTCGACGGCGGTTATTCCGAAATGGGCACGCCGGGCCGGCTGCTCGATAAGTATCGGGCGTAA